One part of the Paenibacillus silvisoli genome encodes these proteins:
- a CDS encoding ABC transporter substrate-binding protein, producing MEKKAKRLQGKWIMRTSAVAVSAGLLMSGLAACSKGDGNDAAERHVLRIGFMYSNSDNEQYLRQQFTDGYELTHPNIDIEIASAINYDDQRFEEPDPNKPQPDPYEKLKEMINGKNPVDVVVLESSYLKRLVEDNLLKQLDPLIQESEFDIEDFVPTVIDGIKDAGGGSIYALTPTFSASALYYNKKMFTDAGVSPPTDNMTWADIFTKAKQVAKGEGEERKFGFSFNRWSGDPFWDSQTYAAPLQLKMFDNKAEKMTVDTPQWRKVWNDIAGLYQEKIVPTQEDMNNGGGIMRKEATTSDAPVFNPFQGDLFINNRVAMMIAGYDYINELARSKDYSAKNPKVPTVDWDVVTIPTFEEAPGVGGSIYLSNLMAISAKAQNSEDAWDFIQFNNSKEWAKLKSRSTYEMVSRKSFLKPKDGMNYNIEAFYTLKPVPPQDITLEKLYREKPNLYQVQQFAQPLFQEVLQKKKSVDEALKEWQTKGDAMLQKIKENPNGPLDPIGGGGVGIDVYGGKG from the coding sequence ATGGAGAAGAAGGCAAAGCGGTTGCAAGGCAAATGGATTATGAGGACGTCCGCGGTCGCGGTTTCGGCCGGTCTGCTGATGTCCGGACTTGCGGCGTGCAGCAAAGGGGACGGAAACGATGCGGCGGAGCGGCATGTGCTCCGGATCGGCTTTATGTATTCCAATTCGGATAACGAGCAGTATTTGCGCCAGCAGTTCACGGACGGCTATGAGCTGACGCATCCGAACATCGACATTGAGATTGCGTCTGCGATCAACTATGACGACCAGCGTTTCGAGGAGCCGGACCCGAACAAGCCGCAGCCGGACCCGTACGAGAAGCTGAAAGAGATGATCAATGGCAAAAATCCGGTCGACGTCGTCGTGCTGGAATCCTCCTACCTGAAACGTCTCGTCGAAGACAATTTGCTGAAGCAGCTGGACCCGCTCATTCAAGAGAGCGAGTTCGATATCGAGGACTTCGTCCCTACGGTGATCGACGGCATCAAGGATGCCGGAGGCGGCAGCATCTATGCGCTCACGCCTACCTTCAGCGCATCGGCGCTGTACTATAACAAGAAAATGTTCACGGATGCGGGTGTTTCGCCTCCGACCGACAATATGACTTGGGCGGATATTTTCACGAAAGCGAAGCAGGTGGCGAAGGGCGAAGGCGAGGAGCGGAAATTCGGCTTCTCGTTCAACCGATGGAGCGGAGATCCGTTCTGGGATTCGCAAACGTACGCGGCGCCGCTGCAGCTCAAGATGTTTGACAACAAAGCGGAGAAGATGACCGTCGATACGCCGCAATGGCGCAAAGTATGGAACGACATCGCGGGCTTGTATCAGGAGAAAATCGTGCCGACTCAAGAAGACATGAACAACGGCGGCGGCATCATGAGGAAGGAAGCCACTACTTCGGATGCGCCGGTGTTCAATCCGTTTCAAGGGGATCTGTTTATCAATAACCGCGTCGCCATGATGATCGCCGGTTACGACTACATCAACGAGCTGGCCCGTTCGAAGGACTATTCGGCTAAAAATCCGAAGGTGCCAACGGTCGATTGGGACGTCGTGACGATTCCGACGTTCGAAGAAGCGCCCGGCGTCGGCGGCAGCATTTACTTGAGCAACCTGATGGCGATCAGCGCGAAAGCGCAAAACAGCGAAGACGCTTGGGACTTCATTCAATTCAATAACAGCAAGGAATGGGCGAAGCTGAAATCCCGCAGCACGTACGAGATGGTTTCGCGCAAGTCGTTCCTGAAGCCGAAGGACGGCATGAACTACAACATTGAAGCGTTCTACACGCTCAAGCCGGTACCGCCGCAAGACATCACGCTCGAGAAGCTGTACCGCGAGAAGCCGAACCTGTACCAAGTTCAACAGTTCGCGCAGCCGCTCTTCCAGGAAGTGCTGCAGAAGAAGAAGTCGGTTGACGAGGCGCTCAAGGAATGGCAGACCAAGGGCGATGCCATGCTGCAGAAGATCAAGGAAAATCCGAACGGTCCGCTCGATCCGATCGGCGGAGGCGGCGTCGGAATCGACGTGTACGGTGGCAAAGGTTAA
- a CDS encoding winged helix-turn-helix transcriptional regulator, producing the protein MSDSCKFETALEILVGKWKPVILFHLFSNGTMRFSELQKAIPDITKKMLTQQLRELEYHDIVHREVYRQIPPKVEYSITEYGKGMTSVIQTLNDWGMAHVEHLNELYGEDRKVESFENRLEM; encoded by the coding sequence ATGAGCGATTCATGTAAATTCGAAACCGCACTCGAGATCCTTGTCGGCAAGTGGAAGCCGGTTATTCTGTTCCACCTCTTCTCCAACGGCACGATGAGATTCAGCGAACTGCAGAAAGCGATTCCCGATATTACGAAGAAAATGCTGACCCAGCAATTGCGGGAGCTCGAGTACCACGACATCGTGCATCGCGAAGTGTACCGCCAAATCCCGCCGAAGGTCGAATATTCGATTACGGAGTACGGCAAAGGCATGACGTCCGTCATCCAGACGCTTAACGATTGGGGCATGGCTCATGTCGAGCATTTGAACGAGCTGTATGGGGAAGACCGGAAGGTAGAGTCGTTTGAGAATCGATTGGAGATGTGA
- a CDS encoding DoxX family protein → MNIALWVVQGILGLAFMMAGMMKSFQYEKARASMPWVKEVSKGLVLFIGLSELLGGLGLILPEATGIAPVLTPIAAIGMAVIMLLAAIYHAMRKEYQAIGINIVFLALSVFVAIGRL, encoded by the coding sequence ATGAATATTGCACTGTGGGTCGTGCAAGGGATATTGGGTTTGGCGTTTATGATGGCGGGGATGATGAAGTCGTTCCAGTACGAGAAAGCTAGAGCGTCGATGCCGTGGGTGAAAGAGGTCTCGAAAGGGCTCGTTCTATTTATCGGGTTGTCGGAGCTGCTGGGCGGTCTTGGCTTGATTTTGCCGGAAGCGACGGGTATTGCGCCGGTTCTGACTCCGATCGCTGCGATCGGAATGGCTGTCATTATGCTGTTGGCGGCCATCTATCATGCGATGCGCAAAGAGTACCAAGCGATCGGCATCAACATTGTTTTCCTGGCGCTTTCCGTATTTGTCGCGATTGGACGGTTGTAA
- a CDS encoding DODA-type extradiol aromatic ring-opening family dioxygenase, which yields MQTITLPSLFICHGSPMLALEDSDYTRFLAETGRRFQPKAIVLFSAHWEQRIMTISFAEGPLQTIYDFGGFPDELYRLSYPAPGSPEMATVLEERFRKNGIATQRDYGRGLDHGSWIFLRHMYPDASIPVVTISLNPFLPAEEQLRIGEALKGLGEEDILVIGSGTTVHNFNEIKFNQSEPEAWAVEFDDWIAEKIMNRDTAAIIQYERLAPHARRAVPRAEHFVPLLHAYGSSSGHHQPKVLYSGYQFGTFSHICFEM from the coding sequence ATGCAGACGATAACGTTACCATCTCTATTTATTTGTCACGGCTCACCGATGTTAGCTCTAGAGGATTCGGATTATACCCGGTTCCTGGCGGAAACGGGCCGAAGGTTTCAGCCCAAAGCGATCGTCCTCTTTAGCGCGCATTGGGAGCAGCGGATCATGACGATTTCGTTTGCCGAAGGACCGCTTCAAACGATTTACGATTTTGGCGGGTTCCCGGATGAGCTGTATCGCCTTTCGTATCCGGCGCCGGGCTCGCCGGAAATGGCAACGGTGCTGGAGGAGCGTTTCCGCAAGAATGGCATCGCGACGCAGCGGGATTACGGCAGAGGACTCGACCATGGCTCGTGGATCTTTTTGCGGCACATGTATCCCGACGCGAGCATTCCGGTCGTGACCATATCGTTGAATCCGTTCCTTCCCGCAGAGGAGCAGCTTCGGATCGGCGAAGCGCTGAAAGGGCTCGGCGAGGAAGACATCCTCGTTATCGGAAGCGGGACTACGGTGCACAATTTTAACGAGATCAAATTCAATCAATCGGAGCCGGAGGCTTGGGCCGTCGAATTCGATGATTGGATTGCCGAGAAAATCATGAACCGCGATACGGCTGCGATCATCCAATATGAGCGATTAGCGCCACATGCGCGGCGGGCCGTTCCGAGAGCCGAGCATTTTGTCCCGCTATTGCACGCCTATGGCAGCTCGTCGGGGCACCATCAGCCGAAGGTGCTTTATTCGGGCTATCAGTTCGGTACGTTCAGTCATATTTGTTTCGAGATGTAA
- a CDS encoding uracil-DNA glycosylase: MLELVRNDWAHVLSEETAKPYFQELMRHLEGQYETENIYPAPSAVFNALRYTTFEGTRVVIIGQDPYHGPGQAHGLSFSVLPGVKTPPSLLNIYKELQADLGFPIPNHGYLEPWAKQGVLLLNNVLTVKEGLPASHQRIGWESFTDAVIAALNERERPVVFLLWGKHAQEKASGIDTDRHFIIESAHPSPLAARKGFFGSKPFSRVNRFLRERGEAEIDWQIPMLAELVLELEPEPEAQKQPAL, encoded by the coding sequence ATGCTGGAGCTAGTTCGGAACGATTGGGCGCATGTGTTAAGCGAGGAAACGGCGAAGCCGTATTTTCAAGAACTGATGCGTCACCTAGAGGGGCAATATGAAACGGAGAACATCTACCCGGCGCCGTCGGCTGTATTTAATGCGCTGCGTTACACGACATTCGAAGGCACGCGGGTCGTGATCATCGGGCAGGATCCCTATCACGGACCCGGGCAAGCGCACGGGCTCAGTTTTTCGGTGCTGCCAGGCGTGAAAACGCCGCCATCGCTATTGAATATTTACAAAGAACTGCAGGCGGATCTGGGCTTCCCGATCCCTAATCATGGCTACTTGGAGCCATGGGCGAAGCAGGGCGTTCTCTTGCTGAACAACGTGCTGACCGTAAAAGAAGGGCTGCCTGCCTCACATCAACGCATCGGCTGGGAGTCGTTTACGGATGCGGTCATTGCCGCGCTTAACGAACGGGAGCGACCGGTCGTGTTTCTGCTATGGGGCAAGCATGCGCAAGAGAAGGCGTCCGGCATCGATACCGACCGCCACTTTATTATCGAGTCGGCGCATCCAAGCCCGCTTGCGGCGCGAAAAGGCTTTTTCGGCAGCAAACCGTTCTCGCGCGTCAATCGATTTTTGCGGGAGCGGGGCGAAGCCGAAATCGATTGGCAAATTCCGATGCTGGCTGAACTAGTACTCGAGCTCGAACCAGAGCCCGAAGCGCAAAAGCAGCCGGCGCTATAA
- a CDS encoding SPL family radical SAM protein, which translates to MSAAESVKKPAAVRFLNPASGYLTGYSYTLNPYVGCSFACSYCYVRRMPVAMFRNEPWGEWVDAKRFDEGAFRKEWGRALKKGAVTVFMSSATDPYQPAEVKEQVTKRILEVIADEPPAFLLVQTRSPLVLRDVELLSKLGDRVRVSMTVETDIEEVRKRLTPQAPPLAARLRTIRELREAGIQVQAAISPLLPYSGQFAQLIAEHVERVVVDDFFRGDGSDGKRSAQLKMEDRYRDIGYEELYAPETADRFVDELRAFMPHGAVYFGHEGFMP; encoded by the coding sequence ATGTCCGCAGCTGAATCGGTGAAGAAGCCGGCCGCCGTGCGCTTTCTCAATCCGGCTTCCGGTTATTTAACCGGGTATTCGTATACGCTCAACCCGTACGTGGGCTGCTCCTTCGCCTGCTCATACTGCTATGTCAGGCGGATGCCTGTGGCCATGTTTCGTAACGAGCCGTGGGGCGAGTGGGTGGACGCGAAGCGGTTTGATGAAGGCGCCTTCCGCAAGGAATGGGGACGAGCGCTCAAGAAAGGCGCCGTGACGGTTTTCATGTCGTCGGCGACCGATCCCTATCAGCCGGCCGAGGTGAAGGAGCAGGTGACGAAGCGGATCCTTGAGGTGATCGCGGACGAACCGCCCGCGTTCTTGCTCGTACAGACGCGCAGCCCGCTTGTGCTGCGGGACGTGGAGCTGCTGAGCAAGCTCGGCGATCGCGTCAGAGTCAGTATGACCGTGGAGACGGATATAGAGGAGGTCCGGAAACGGCTGACGCCTCAAGCTCCGCCGCTGGCAGCGAGACTTCGGACCATCCGCGAGCTGCGCGAAGCGGGTATTCAGGTGCAGGCCGCGATATCGCCGCTCCTTCCATACAGCGGGCAGTTTGCGCAGCTTATTGCCGAGCATGTGGAGCGAGTCGTCGTGGACGATTTCTTCCGCGGCGACGGCAGCGACGGCAAGCGCTCCGCGCAGCTGAAGATGGAGGACCGGTACCGGGACATCGGATATGAAGAGCTGTACGCGCCGGAAACGGCGGATCGCTTCGTAGATGAGCTCCGAGCGTTTATGCCGCATGGAGCCGTCTATTTCGGCCACGAAGGCTTTATGCCATAA
- a CDS encoding S-layer homology domain-containing protein, whose translation MKPLKTKRFVILAMMMTLLLLSLSQSVWAFSDTKSDPNEAKILELQKLGILSGGKDGAFQPKGKLTYAAGITMIVKGLGLNIDNIRFIKEPKVSDSFPKMKDDAWYANTFIIASLNGLEIPRDTDPSAIMTREQFAHHLMKCVLKKGDFAFIDLYVMLKDEKEVTPAYMDSIQKLLITKIAQLDSKEKFNPKAAITRSDAAGWLYGAIQFVKNTPPIPPVEEPEPFPLYDVKLSVKAVNADVNEVTVSAQAPNPGYGLKIGSITFEGDKAIVQVVPVYPDKDKMYPQVITEVKAVTYVASGFKPVLAETGASSAGSAGMIDGGGTSSSPAGPDAAVSNQ comes from the coding sequence GTGAAGCCATTGAAGACGAAACGATTCGTTATACTCGCGATGATGATGACACTTCTATTATTGTCGTTATCGCAATCCGTTTGGGCGTTCTCGGATACGAAGAGCGATCCGAACGAAGCCAAGATTCTCGAGCTCCAGAAGCTCGGCATCCTTAGCGGCGGCAAGGATGGCGCTTTCCAGCCGAAAGGCAAGCTTACTTACGCGGCAGGCATCACGATGATCGTGAAAGGGCTGGGCCTGAACATTGACAACATCCGGTTCATTAAAGAACCGAAAGTATCCGACAGCTTCCCGAAAATGAAGGATGACGCCTGGTACGCGAACACGTTCATTATCGCATCCTTGAACGGTCTAGAAATTCCGCGGGATACCGATCCATCGGCCATCATGACGCGCGAGCAATTCGCCCATCATCTGATGAAATGCGTACTGAAAAAAGGCGATTTTGCTTTCATTGACCTGTACGTCATGCTGAAGGATGAGAAGGAAGTTACGCCTGCCTATATGGACAGCATCCAGAAGCTGCTGATTACCAAAATCGCGCAGCTGGACAGCAAGGAGAAATTCAACCCGAAAGCAGCGATTACGCGCAGCGACGCGGCTGGCTGGTTGTATGGCGCTATTCAATTCGTGAAGAACACGCCTCCGATTCCGCCGGTCGAAGAGCCGGAACCGTTCCCGCTTTACGATGTGAAGCTTTCCGTCAAAGCGGTAAATGCCGACGTGAACGAAGTGACCGTTTCGGCCCAAGCGCCGAATCCGGGCTATGGCCTGAAAATCGGCTCCATTACCTTTGAAGGCGATAAAGCCATCGTTCAAGTCGTCCCTGTCTATCCGGACAAAGACAAGATGTACCCGCAAGTGATCACGGAAGTCAAAGCGGTCACTTATGTCGCTTCCGGCTTCAAGCCGGTACTGGCTGAAACCGGCGCATCCAGCGCAGGCTCTGCCGGTATGATCGACGGCGGCGGCACATCGTCGAGCCCGGCAGGACCCGATGCTGCTGTCAGCAATCAATAG
- a CDS encoding L,D-transpeptidase, with the protein MPNYRIIVDLSDRHLYLLDNNIVVRGFPVGIGKMLTQTPTGEYIIVNKQENPGGPFGVLWMGLSKPHYGIHGTNDPSSIGHEVSHGCIRMYNNDVLALSALVPVGTRVTIRP; encoded by the coding sequence ATGCCTAACTATCGCATCATCGTCGATTTATCGGACCGTCATCTCTATCTATTGGACAACAATATCGTCGTACGCGGCTTCCCCGTCGGCATCGGCAAAATGCTGACTCAAACACCAACAGGCGAATACATCATTGTCAATAAACAAGAAAACCCCGGCGGTCCATTCGGCGTGCTGTGGATGGGGCTGTCCAAGCCGCATTACGGCATTCATGGCACGAACGATCCTTCGTCGATCGGCCACGAAGTATCGCACGGCTGCATCCGGATGTATAATAACGATGTTCTCGCCTTATCCGCGCTTGTGCCTGTCGGTACAAGGGTGACGATCAGACCTTAG
- a CDS encoding cellulase family glycosylhydrolase, which yields MHVKKRNKWVSLVLTFAMLLGTIGFASSANAAFGDRITISGTKFYAGGQQIFINGANTPWNSWNDFGRSFDYNWWNNHFATLHANGVNATRVWITCDGEVGININSNGQVTGATTAHWNNLDSLFQIAQNNGIYIMATLMSFDHFKNTHTKYQSWRNMLLSDSNIDSYVTNYVVPFVNRYKNNNYLWSIDLINEPDWVYEDANMGQISWDRLQTYFAKASVAIHQNSSILTTVGLAMVKYNSATAGGSSGNKISDAALQAKVSSSQAKIDFYSPHYYPWQDQYWGIPFYGTPAQWYLVHDRPVVVGEAPALGSTGHTLASDYANAYTNGFAGVMPWTSNGVDSNGNMSNLSPATTAFRDANYSLVFPSGSSDSSKFNFESGSLQSFYGTNGLTVSSSTDRAYAGTNSLKMSGNSTTAKTYYAQLDNPSGLSAGSTVTFRVWVPSGAAITSVQPFVQSNAWAWHGTYTTYASLTKNAWNTITVAIPSNAPTPMKRIGIELVTSGSWNGSIYVDSIN from the coding sequence ATGCATGTGAAAAAGCGCAACAAATGGGTGTCGCTGGTGTTAACCTTTGCGATGCTGCTCGGTACGATCGGCTTCGCATCGTCCGCCAATGCGGCATTCGGGGACCGTATTACGATTAGCGGAACGAAATTTTATGCCGGAGGCCAGCAAATTTTCATAAACGGGGCAAACACGCCTTGGAACAGCTGGAACGATTTCGGCAGGTCCTTCGACTACAACTGGTGGAACAATCATTTTGCGACGCTGCACGCGAACGGCGTGAACGCCACGCGCGTCTGGATTACTTGCGACGGCGAAGTCGGCATTAACATCAACAGCAACGGCCAAGTCACCGGAGCGACGACGGCGCATTGGAATAACCTGGACAGCTTGTTCCAGATCGCGCAAAACAACGGCATTTATATCATGGCAACGCTCATGTCGTTCGACCACTTCAAAAATACGCACACGAAATACCAAAGCTGGCGCAACATGCTGCTCAGCGACTCCAATATCGACTCCTATGTCACCAACTACGTTGTCCCGTTCGTTAACCGCTACAAAAACAATAACTATCTCTGGTCGATTGATCTGATCAACGAGCCGGACTGGGTCTATGAAGATGCCAATATGGGGCAAATTTCTTGGGACCGTCTGCAAACTTATTTTGCCAAAGCGTCCGTCGCCATTCATCAGAACAGCAGCATTTTGACGACGGTCGGCCTTGCGATGGTGAAATATAACAGCGCTACGGCCGGCGGCTCCAGCGGCAACAAAATCAGCGACGCCGCGCTTCAAGCGAAGGTGAGCAGCTCTCAAGCCAAAATCGATTTCTACTCGCCGCACTACTATCCTTGGCAAGATCAATACTGGGGAATCCCGTTCTACGGAACGCCGGCGCAATGGTATCTCGTCCACGACCGGCCGGTCGTCGTTGGTGAAGCGCCTGCCCTCGGCTCCACGGGCCATACGCTTGCAAGCGACTACGCCAATGCCTATACGAACGGCTTCGCCGGCGTCATGCCTTGGACCTCAAACGGCGTCGACAGCAACGGCAATATGAGCAATCTATCGCCGGCCACAACGGCCTTCCGCGATGCCAACTACTCGCTCGTCTTCCCGAGCGGCTCCAGCGATTCGTCGAAATTCAATTTCGAAAGCGGCTCGCTGCAAAGCTTCTACGGCACGAACGGCCTGACCGTCTCGTCCAGCACGGACCGGGCCTATGCCGGAACGAACTCCTTGAAGATGTCGGGCAATTCGACGACGGCCAAAACGTACTACGCGCAGCTGGATAACCCGTCCGGCCTCAGCGCGGGAAGCACGGTTACGTTCCGCGTTTGGGTGCCTAGCGGCGCCGCGATTACATCCGTTCAGCCATTTGTCCAAAGCAATGCCTGGGCTTGGCACGGCACCTACACGACGTACGCCAGCCTGACCAAAAATGCATGGAATACGATTACCGTCGCCATTCCGTCCAACGCACCGACGCCAATGAAACGAATCGGAATCGAATTGGTCACGAGCGGCTCTTGGAACGGCAGCATTTACGTGGACAGCATCAACTAA
- a CDS encoding ATP-binding cassette domain-containing protein, translating into MVHLFSKNNMSNLGEWAVEANGLVKAFGDNRAVDGVNLNVRTGSIYGVLGPNGAGKTTTIRMLATLLRPDAGSARIFGHDVVKESQIVRQLIGVTGQYASVDESLSATENLVIFSRLLGLGRSESKRKAEELLEEFGLTEAAKRPLKNFSGGMRRRLDLAASLIAQPPLIFLDEPTTGLDPRTRAQMWETIRKLVRTGSTVVLTTQYLDEADQLADRIAVIDHGRVVAEGTVDELKGSVGTSSLQLRVQDSEHIETARLTIERVLGVQTNVSSEAERITAPMANADLVTDLLIALREAGIQLAEMSVQKPTLDEVFLTITGHGVKEEAVESSPAIYKAKETRA; encoded by the coding sequence ATGGTTCACTTATTCAGCAAAAATAACATGTCGAACCTCGGCGAGTGGGCCGTCGAAGCGAACGGGCTCGTCAAAGCGTTCGGCGACAATCGCGCGGTGGATGGCGTTAATCTGAACGTACGAACAGGATCGATATACGGCGTGCTCGGTCCGAACGGAGCCGGCAAAACGACGACCATCCGCATGCTGGCGACGCTGCTGCGGCCGGATGCAGGTTCGGCGCGAATTTTCGGGCACGATGTCGTGAAGGAGTCGCAGATCGTCCGTCAATTGATCGGCGTGACCGGCCAGTATGCATCGGTTGACGAATCGCTCAGCGCGACGGAAAACTTGGTCATCTTCTCCCGCCTGCTAGGGCTTGGACGCTCGGAGTCGAAGCGTAAGGCGGAGGAGCTGCTTGAGGAATTCGGCCTGACGGAGGCGGCGAAGAGGCCTCTGAAAAACTTCTCCGGCGGCATGCGCCGCAGGCTGGATCTGGCGGCAAGTCTCATCGCGCAGCCGCCGCTTATTTTTTTGGATGAACCGACAACCGGCCTGGATCCGCGCACGCGCGCGCAAATGTGGGAGACGATCCGCAAATTGGTGAGAACAGGATCGACCGTCGTACTGACGACGCAGTATCTCGATGAAGCCGATCAGCTGGCGGACCGGATCGCGGTCATCGACCATGGCCGGGTCGTTGCCGAAGGCACCGTCGATGAGCTGAAAGGCTCGGTTGGCACTTCTTCGCTGCAGCTGAGAGTTCAAGATTCTGAGCACATCGAAACCGCCCGGCTTACGATCGAGCGGGTGCTCGGCGTCCAAACCAACGTCTCGTCCGAAGCCGAACGCATTACGGCGCCGATGGCGAATGCCGACTTGGTGACGGATTTGCTGATCGCTCTTCGGGAGGCGGGTATTCAATTGGCAGAAATGAGCGTTCAGAAGCCGACGCTGGACGAAGTATTCTTGACGATTACCGGTCACGGCGTGAAGGAAGAAGCCGTAGAATCGTCCCCTGCAATCTACAAAGCTAAGGAGACAAGAGCATGA
- a CDS encoding ABC transporter permease, with the protein MSNPSMKSAAAVRLKNRTSFGQTVRNSFTMAYRGLLKIKRTPEQLFDVTFQPIIFTLMFTYIFGGAISGDVASYLPVIIPGILVQTVITTSIVTGVQLREDMDKGVFDRFKSLPIARIAPLAGALLADTVRYTIATVLTFSMGYIMGYRPEGGLEHVAIAGIIVIACSWAISWIFAFFGVIARTASSVQGISMLVLFPLTFLSNAFVPTDTMPKWLQWFVNINPISHLVTAVRDLANSGTMGWDLGISLIGAAAIVAVFAPITVRAYMRRT; encoded by the coding sequence ATGAGCAATCCGTCCATGAAGTCAGCCGCCGCAGTTCGATTGAAAAACCGTACGAGCTTCGGTCAAACGGTCCGCAACTCGTTTACGATGGCCTATCGGGGGCTGCTGAAAATAAAGCGCACGCCTGAGCAGCTGTTCGATGTCACCTTTCAGCCTATTATTTTCACGCTGATGTTCACGTATATTTTTGGCGGCGCGATCTCCGGCGACGTTGCGAGCTATCTGCCTGTCATTATTCCCGGCATTCTCGTTCAAACCGTTATTACGACATCGATCGTCACGGGCGTTCAGCTGCGCGAGGACATGGATAAAGGCGTCTTCGACCGGTTCAAATCGCTGCCGATCGCACGCATCGCGCCGCTCGCCGGAGCGCTATTGGCCGATACCGTACGTTATACGATCGCGACCGTGCTTACATTTTCCATGGGCTATATCATGGGCTACCGGCCGGAAGGCGGTTTGGAGCATGTAGCTATCGCCGGTATTATCGTCATTGCCTGCTCGTGGGCGATCAGCTGGATTTTCGCCTTCTTCGGCGTCATTGCCCGCACGGCTTCAAGCGTGCAGGGGATATCGATGCTGGTGCTGTTCCCGCTCACGTTTCTATCGAACGCGTTCGTGCCGACCGACACCATGCCAAAATGGCTTCAGTGGTTCGTGAACATTAACCCGATTTCGCATCTGGTCACGGCCGTCCGCGATTTGGCGAACTCGGGCACTATGGGCTGGGATCTCGGTATCTCCTTGATCGGCGCAGCCGCGATTGTCGCCGTATTTGCTCCGATTACCGTACGCGCGTATATGCGCCGGACGTAA